The following is a genomic window from Trueperaceae bacterium.
CATCGATCCCCGCCGAACCAGCCGAACCAGGTAGTCCGTCGCTGCCGTTCCCACCCCTGCCGCACGAATAGCTGCCGAATCCGCCGAGGCCACCCGAGCCGCCGCCTCCTTCACCCGCGTAGCCGTCGGCCCCTTCGCCGCCTTCGTAACCGCCGTCACCGCCGTCACCGCCTTCGAAGGTTCCGTAGGCGTACCCGCCGTAACCGCCGAGGCCCAGGTACCACTCGTCACCGCTGCCGCCATCGTCGCCCCAGCCGCCGTCGCCGCCGTCGTTGCCGGCGGCTCCCGCCTGCCCGTCCGAACCGTCCAGTGCGTCCCCGGCTACGATATCGACCGCTTCGAGAGTTACTACCGACCCACCTGTCGCCCTGAGCGCGTAGACACTGAGCGAATCGCTTCCGGCCGACCCCTCGATCGTCATCAACTGCAGCAGGACATCGGTGCCGCCACGCAACAGCACCCCCTGTCCTTCGCCAACCAGCCGTGTGACCTCGTCGGTCGACCGTGACCAGTCGGAGGGGTCGTAGCCCCCGTAGAGGCGAAAGTCGCTCAGCACTTCCAGACCGCTCCCGACCGGGTAGGTTCCTGCGGCGATGACGATCTTCCCGAGCAGGCGCGAGCGACCGACCCCTATCGCCGCCGAGGGGGTGGCGAGCGGCGAGCTACGGGTACCGGGGTTGGAGTCGTTCCCGAGCGGGGAGACGAACAGCGTGCCGGAGTCCTGCCCGTCGAAGCCGTCGCAGTTGACGTCCACGAAACCCAGGTCCGGCTCGTCGACCGCATCGGGGTTGATCGCGCCGTCCCCATCGTCGCAGTCACCGGCGTTCCCCACGTACCCGTCCGGCGCCTCGAGCGCGGCCAGCGCCGCCTCGGGATCACCGTATCCGTCCGAGTCGACGTCAGGGAACCAGACGTCGGCGACGACGACCGACAGGCCGAACCGGACGCTGTTTCCCGCGCTGTCTTTGGCCTCCACCGCGAGCGCCCGTTCCCCGCTGCCCTCCGCTCTCCATTCGATCATCCAATCCCGCCGGTCGTCCGCGCCACCGCCGCGGGGACCCACGCTTCCCGCGGCGAGTTGGGCGCCACTCTGGCCATCGAGCAAGCGGACCGTGGCCACCTCGCGATCATCCACCACGAAGCCGCGGAAAACGGCGGTTCGGTCGCGCCCGAGCAGGCTGCCCTCCACGGGGGTGGCCACCTCGAGCACCGGTGGAAGCGTGTCGGGCGGTAGGGGAACAGCACCGTTGCAGGCTGCGAGCAGCAGGGCGGTCACGACGGACGGGACATGTCGCAGGCCAGCGCCGACGACTCGATGGGGTGCGGGGACGGAGTGCATCGCGCTTCCTCTCCGGTGCCGTGGCGAGCGGAACGCCGCGGGGCCGGGTAGTTGCGATAGGCACGATTTGGCCGATCAGGACCGGCCATACCCGGCACGGATCCACCGAAGGTATGGCGCTGGGCGTTATGCGGCCGTTACGCGGCGCGGAACTGCCAGGAGGATCGGTGCCGCCCGCCGGCGTGGGAAGCGAAAAGCGCCGGCCGTCGAGCTGTCAGACCTCTATGACGACGACTCCTTCGGGCTCGGCGCCAGCGGGCCGGTAGAGCGACTCGATCGCTTCGCGGTAAGCGGCCAGGGCGGGCTCCCGCCTCAGCTTGAGGGTTGGGGTCAGCAGCTCGTTCTCGGTGCTCGCCTCGCCCACCGTAAGCACCGCCCGCTTCACGCAAGACCAGCCGGGCAGGCCGGCGTTGGCCCGTCGCAGCGAGTTCCGGACCGCTTCGTGGAGGGCCGGTTCGGGGAGAAGTTCCCTGGCCTCCACGTTCCGTTGCGGGAACAGCGCCATCAGGGCTTCACGGTTGAGGAAGAGGAGCGCCGCGCAATACTTCTCGCCTTCACCCAGGACTACGGCGTGCTCGACCAGCGCCTCTGCCTCCAGTTGCTGTTCTACCGGTTGCGGCATCACGTACTTCCCCGTCGAGAGCTTGAACAGGTTCTTCTTCCGCCCTGTGATGGTTATGAACCCTTCGTCGTCGATCCGACCCAGGTCACCGGTGTGGAACCAACCATCCCTGAGGACCTCGTCGGTAGCGTCCTGACGCTTGTAGTAGCCCAGCATCACGTGGGGTCCGCGCGTGAGGATCTCCCCATCCTCGCTCGTCGTCACCTCTGCCCCGGCGATCGGTGTTCCGACCGTGCCCGGCCGATTGTTGTCGGGTCGGTTGAAGGAGATCACCGGGCTCGTCTCCGTGAGCCCGTACCCCTGGAGGACGTTCACGCCGGCTGCGCCGAAGAGGTTCACGAGCTCCGACCGAAGTGGCGCGGCGCCGACTATCACGTTGCGCATGCGCCCGCCCAGCGCCTCCCGCCACTTCGAAAGGACCAGGCGATCTGCCAACTTCAGCTTCATGGCTTCGCTGCCCTGAGGCTGGGCGTCCACTCGGTAGCGCCGAGCGAGGCCCAAGGACCAGTCGAAGATCGCACGCTTCAGGCCGTGAAGTTCGCTGCCCACCCCCATTATCCGTTCGTAAGCCTTCTCGAGCACCCGCGGCACCGTGGCCATCATCGTTGGCCGGATCTCCCTGAAGTGCTCCCGAAGCCTGTCGGGATCGCTGTAGTAGACGGTGTTCCCGTACCACATGCAGCCGTACTGGAGGGTTCTGGCGAAGATGTGCGACAGCGGCAGGAAGGAGAGGACCGTCTCGTCGGGACCCCGCCCGTAACCTGCCAGGCCGGTGAACGAGGCGATCGCGTTGCTGCTGATGTTCTGGTGGGTCAGCATCACCCCCTTGGGAACGCCGGTCGTTCCGGAGGTGTAGATGATGGTGGCGAGTTCGTGCGGAGAAAGCCCCTCACGAAGCGCTCGGACGGCGCCCGGGTCGGAAGTGGCTACGGCTCGGCCGCGACTCATGAGGTCGCCCGCGACAACGGCAGCTACGCCTGGGACTGTCTCGTCGGGCGCCTCACCCTCCATCACGACCACCATGTTCACGCCGGTTTCGGGGAGTGTGGG
Proteins encoded in this region:
- a CDS encoding long-chain fatty acid--CoA ligase, with the protein product MTDVMRQDVPTPVAEGAAFRSFRPDEGTSELVLGRTIVSLLDDAVERNPNQKAFNQLRDGEWISLSTADFRSQAEALALGFGAIGMNKGDRVAFFAKNDVSFTLPDMACLMAGLVTVPIYLTHAAGNIRHILVESEARVLVVSDAELLAKVAPTLPETGVNMVVVMEGEAPDETVPGVAAVVAGDLMSRGRAVATSDPGAVRALREGLSPHELATIIYTSGTTGVPKGVMLTHQNISSNAIASFTGLAGYGRGPDETVLSFLPLSHIFARTLQYGCMWYGNTVYYSDPDRLREHFREIRPTMMATVPRVLEKAYERIMGVGSELHGLKRAIFDWSLGLARRYRVDAQPQGSEAMKLKLADRLVLSKWREALGGRMRNVIVGAAPLRSELVNLFGAAGVNVLQGYGLTETSPVISFNRPDNNRPGTVGTPIAGAEVTTSEDGEILTRGPHVMLGYYKRQDATDEVLRDGWFHTGDLGRIDDEGFITITGRKKNLFKLSTGKYVMPQPVEQQLEAEALVEHAVVLGEGEKYCAALLFLNREALMALFPQRNVEARELLPEPALHEAVRNSLRRANAGLPGWSCVKRAVLTVGEASTENELLTPTLKLRREPALAAYREAIESLYRPAGAEPEGVVVIEV